In Notamacropus eugenii isolate mMacEug1 chromosome 1, mMacEug1.pri_v2, whole genome shotgun sequence, one genomic interval encodes:
- the CCDC177 gene encoding coiled-coil domain-containing protein 177, translating to MVDPVPEEEEEKAGAEPSSAGEDGAAASASSVPTGAQQLPTATSSAPPGVPSKAEGLASYREGRQREQSPMLHLDLFNFDCPEAEGSRYVLTSPRSLEACARCAVKPVELLPRALADLVREAPGRSMRVATGLYEVYETDRLAKLQQCRAERERIIKEEKRRLFTPLSSTTAVSTAGPIPTAGPGSSSSCSSSASLPASPAPRTPRTSRAPRKSSSSPSPARTKPPPAASRPGKKSHSLDSLSRRREGALSSESGASSSSYSGDSLREHWLPRSPATGGLLAGSAASAPNPQTRPSALTLSPLSGRSFSLSDLCHSPQTARQVERIVRQVREEKGLRGLPERDRKIAALMLARHQEEELLREQQAFAHGQWELQRAKAMQQREKEEKEKQRALAQCRQAWAAQVEERLGRLGREERKAARRLRSQCARGEEQRLELVERQGQLRLERAQRAALEDRMRKLQQEHNLKLWEEGRQRERERADHARRERAERAARTKRKQDTHLQREKQQLSRAERAHHEALLQGLARKERKEQEGLRLSLEASLERAQENYEQLMEQRSRHLRERARREELQGRRAKEVAERKGREHQEHLEALAKAGEQRMQHATQVVSEAVQLKARRIGQSRLEKERAQRANKEKVDREEDSRRRELQQAIERKWERSERLSRERRSALENARSTARASFHVREKVREETNTRTFDRMALEAKLHASLGRK from the coding sequence ATGGTGGACCCTGTgccagaggaggaggaagaaaaagcagGAGCTGAGCCAAGCagtgctggagaagatggagCAGCTGCATCTGCATCCTCTGTCCCTACTGGTGCCCAGCAACTGCCCACTGCAACATCTTCTGCCCCACCAGGtgtacccagcaaagctgagggCCTGGCAAGCTACAGGGAAGGCCGGCAGCGGGAACAGTCGCCTATGCTGCATCTTGATTTGTTCAATTTTGACTGTCCAGAAGCAGAGGGCAGCCGCTACGTGCTCACCAGCCCCCGCTCATTGGAGGCCTGTGCCAGATGTGCAGTTAAGCCTGTGGAGCTGCTACCTAGGGCTCTGGCAGATCTGGTGCGTGAGGCGCCAGGCCGCTCCATGCGGGTGGCTACAGGGCTTTATGAAGTGTATGAGACAGACCGCCTAGCCAAGCTACAGCAGTGCAGGGCTGAACGGGAGCGCATCATCAAGGAGGAAAAACGGCGTCTCTTCACACCTCTGAGCTCCACCACAGCAGTCTCAACAGCAGGCCCGATCCCGACTGCAGGCCCgggcagcagcagtagctgcaGTAGCAGCGCAAGTCTCCCAGCTTCTCCTGCTCCCCGCACTCCGCGCACTTCTCGCGCTCCCCGCAAATCCTCTTCATCACCCTCGCCGGCTCGAACCAAGCCTCCTCCAGCTGCTTCCCGACCCGGCAAAAAGAGCCACTCACTAGATTCTCTGTCTCGCCGGCGAGAAGGTGCCCTAAGCTCGGAATCTggggcctcctcctcctcctacagTGGTGATAGCCTAAGGGAGCACTGGCTGCCCCGAAGCCCAGCCACTGGTGGCCTCCTTGCAGGGTCTGCTGCCTCAGCCCCCAATCCCCAGACGCGGCCGTCGGCCCTCACCTTGTCGCCCCTGTCAGGTCGTAGCTTCAGCCTGAGCGATCTGTGCCACTCACCCCAGACTGCCCGCCAAGTGGAGAGAATCGTGCGCCAGGTGCGGGAGGAGAAGGGCCTCCGTGGGCTGCCAGAACGCGACCGTAAGATTGCCGCCCTTATGCTGGCCCGCCACCAAGAAGAAGAATTGCTTCGCGAACAGCAAGCGTTTGCCCACGGCCAGTGGGAGCTGCAGCGGGCTAAGGCCATGCAGCAgcgggaaaaagaggagaaagagaagcagcGGGCCCTAGCGCAATGCCGTCAGGCCTGGGCAGCCCAAGTAGAGGAGCGTCTGGGGAGGCTGGGCCGCGAGGAGCGGAAGGCTGCCAGGCGATTGCGGAGCCAGTGCGCTCGAGGCGAGGAACAGCGGCTGGAGCTCGTCGAGAGGCAAGGTCAGCTTCGGCTGGAGCGTGCTCAGAGGGCCGCCCTGGAAGACAGGATGCGTAAGCTGCAACAAGAGCACAACCTCAAGCTGTGGGAAGAAGGGCGGCAGAGAGAGCGAGAGCGGGCTGACCACGCCCGGAGGGAGCGGGCGGAGAGGGCAGCCCGGACCAAGCGGAAACAGGACACTCAcctgcagagagagaagcagcagcTGAGCCGGGCGGAGCGGGCGCATCATGAGGCGCTGTTACAGGGACTGGCCCGGAAAGAGCGCAAAGAACAAGAGGGGCTACGCTTGTCTCTGGAAGCGAGCCTGGAACGGGCGCAGGAAAACTACGAGCAGCTGATGGAACAGCGAAGCCGGCATTTGCGCGAGAGAGCACGGAGGGAAGAATTGCAGGGCAGGAGGGCCAAGGAGGTGGCTGAACGCAAGGGCAGAGAACACCAAGAACATCTGGAAGCGCTGGCCAAAGCAGGAGAGCAGCGGATGCAGCACGCTACACAGGTGGTGTCGGAGGCGGTGCAGTTGAAAGCCCGTCGGATAGGGCAGAGTCGACTAGAGAAGGAACGGGCGCAGCGGGCTAACAAAGAAAAGGTGGACCGAGAAGAAGACAGCCGCAGGCGGGAGCTGCAGCAGGCCATTGAACGAAAGTGGGAGCGGAGCGAGCGCCTGTCTCGGGAGAGGCGGAGCGCGTTAGAGAATGCCCGCTCCACTGCCCGAGCTTCTTTCCACGTAAGAGAAAAGGTGCGAGAGGAGACTAACACGCGCACTTTTGACCGGATGGCATTAGAAGCCAAACTCCATGCCAGTCTGGGCAGGAAATGA